The stretch of DNA GGGTTTTTCTGATTGCCCTGTTAGACCGCAGACGCTAGACGAGGAAAGCGCATCATGCCGCGAAAAACGCAAGTTTGCTCTTCCTGGAGCCACGCACAGTGCACAAGCTTCATACCACACTCTAAAGTATCACAAACTTAGCGGTCTCAAGTTGGACCTCTCCGACTGCGAATGTTTTTTTAAATCCTGCGATAATTATCCATGCCAAATTTATTTTTCTGTTCTATATGTTGCTAAAGCAATTTCCTCTGTTATTGCCCTTTCTCCCCTACAGTTGAAAGTCCACCACAGAGAAGCGGCGTGCGAAAAGGCAGCATGCAAACCGAGCCAACACGCAAACCCGGCCATCATGCGGCCACATCAAGCCACAACAAGGACAAACATCATGGAAGAAGCGACGCCATATGCAACGCCATACAACAGTATGCCATATGCATAGCTGAAGCAGTTAAGGACATATACGTCGATAGTATTCAAGAAAACCAGACAGGCGTTTTCTTTTCCATCTCCACCGCCGAGCTACCCAAACGGAAATACGTATCATCAAGGAGCTATGCAGGGAATCCATGGTTTAAAGGCCGCCCAGTCGTGCCTCCTAAAACTGATATAGCCGACTTGCTGGAAGCCTATCTGCCATCGCTGCCCGACAATCAGCTGGCACAGTGAGTTTTTTCTTTTCAATAGATGTTCTAATGCTGATATATCACATGCCTCCGTCCAAACACCAGAGTTCTAACTTTATCTTATGCTACTGTCTGTAACAGAAACTTGATAGTTCATGGTACCCCCCGGGAGATTAGAATCAGAGGTGTCGAAATCCAACTACAGATCATCAGCAATAGCATGCTCAATCACGAGCTTGGTTCCATCCTTATACGTCAACTAATGCAGATGGACAGCGAAGCTAATTTGGATACACCTTGCCTAACACACCGCCACATCCTCGAATGTTATTTCTCGATACGAATGCACCATGCTAGCAATGTCTTCGGTTCATTTCTCATTTCTCCGCGCAGCCCATTTTGTTTCGCCACCTGCATTAATCATAATGGCCTCCTGAATTGTTTTAATTGTTCCTTCTTTGCAGACCTTAGCCCTTGCCGAAAATTCAAGTATTTCTAGGTTTTTAGAGATCCAGAATCAGTTTATTGGTCCGGTTGTGCAGCACGCAGTAGAGGCATGCCAACTAGTAATGTTTTTTACCCCGCCAATACTTTTGAGCAAACCCTTTCTCCCCCTGTGACACAAATGGCACGACTAGAGCTCACAAATTGTGTCTCCGAAAACAAAAAAACTGTAGTTTTACATCCCAGCAATACTTCGAGAGGGGTGGGCTCTCTACATGTGGGACATGCTCCAAAGGGTGATCCACATCATCGCTCCCTCTGTTGGTGGCGGGGTATGGAATGCTGAGCAGAAGGAGCGGCACGAGCTCATAGCGTCCCGGCTCCATGATGCTTTGTTCCAATGCTTGGAAGACTTCTTCGCAGTATGGCCTACGCCAAAAGAAAATTGGTCAACTAAGTTTCCTCAACTCTTTGACACTGCATTCACTAGGCATGCTCGCTGTCAACCTAGGTTCACAAGTTTTATAGAATTTGAGGACATTATTTCCTTGTTGCTATCTCGTTCTAATACTTGCTTCTCCTTTTCATAATACGTGTTAGGGAGGAAACCGGGTACTGTGTTATGCATACCATCAGGTACCACGACGGAGATAAATTACGAGTCCCCATAACAAGGGTGTGTAACCTTTTTGAATTTTCTTACCTCAATTTCATACTTGATGCCCGACATACGTCTTCACTCTTTAATGATAACATTCTCCGACCGTTTTACCTTGTAGGACACCCTTAAGACCACTAAGCTATGTGCGCTGCAAGATGCAATGAAGCTGCAGGGGAACCAATCTTCACTCCCAGCTGACGCAATATGGTCAGTGTTCGCTCCTTCTGGGGATTTCAATGACAACACGTCTCAGTAGCTGCAACCCATGTCTATTGGACATGGTTTTCCTTTTTTTCGTTCAATGACTCATTTCTGGCCATGGAACACGAGACCTTCTGTGCTACTCTTAGTATTTGAGTCTTAATCAAACCGCTCAGCGAACACCAAGACCTTTTTTCCACAAGCGGGCTGCATGTTTGAGACCTGCTATTTTGGTTTTAACTATTCCATTTTGTTCCACCATGATTCCTCCGTTTTCTTGCGGCTAACACACCAGTGGATCTTTTTACTTGTACTAGCCCTACTAACGCACAAGAGGACACCCGAGGATCCTCCTTTCTAGCTTTTTGCATGTCCATTCAAATTACCCAAAACAAACCGCACCCTAGACCAGATTAACAAAACTTAGCACAGGACATACTTCCATAGAGGTATCCGTACCGAAGTTCACATAGTTGATACTAGCATAGTTACGAGCCAAACTATCTACATGCCTAGGGGCACGCCCAGATTACGACACCAACTTGTTTAACTTCTTACATAAATAAACCTCTCGGAGCAAATgaaacacccccccccccccccccccgagggcGATCAGGATTGCACCAGCCTGTTAGTTCTCACTGACTCCATCACAATTCTCAAACCAAAAAGTAAGTCTGCCCTCGAAACCAACCTCAGCGAGCATCTTAAACTCAAATCCCTGAGGCCGAAGAGGATTTTAGACAATTCTGCTTGTCCTCACTATCTTCATCCTCATTCTACAGCCCAAAAGTTCGTCCTCCCACGCCCATCCCCTCATCGCTACTCGGTGTTGACCTTCATGCAGTAAGGGAGGCGTGCCCTGTTCTCCTTCATGCTCACCATCTTGTAAACAAGAGACTTCCCTAGGAACTCGATCTGCCTCTGAAACATAAACCAACAACATCTCGGGCAGTCAGCAGGGATAGACAACTAAAACAATCTGCACAATCAAGTATTAAGTCATGTCATCCAAAGTCTTCCTACTTACATCAGTCAGTCTAGAAACCTTCTCCCCATTGTAGTCCCGGAGGCAGTGCATCGCATATATCCAGCTTTCCTCCCTAGTCACACAGTCAGCATCATGTACGACACAAGTAACCGAACAAATGGGAGTCCATCGAGACAAAAAAATTACATGTCGCAGCTGCGGTGCATGCCAGTGCTGAATTGCAATGTCCACCCTGCAGTTGACACCCTAACAGCAGGAATGCACTCGTGGATGCAACGTCTCAAATTAGATATCACCCTTGTTGCGTTCGCCGTGTGCTTATCTTCCATTTCGTGAGGCAACTCGTCCGTCTCTACTGGGTCCATTACAAGACACTTCTTTTTCTGAAGATCAATGGCATACACTGCCTAGCTATCCCGATGCTTCAGTATCAGCATCACCTGCGCCGGTTGTTGTTTTGCATACAAAGTTAGAATCAAAAAAAGTTCACCAAACTTGGCAGCAGAGTTAGAGGCTTATGTCAGCTAAACCATAAAAGGTCCAAGATCTCACATTCTGGCAGGCCTCAATCCTCACTCCAGTGTGCTCTTCGGTTATCATTGTTGCAATTTCACCGAAGTCAAGCTCCGATGCTCTTTCTACCTCCATTAGCCGGTCCTGTGAATAGATTATTTTTTCATGATTCATGTTAGTTCCTCAACTTTTCTTCTAACTCCAATGCACATGCTAACAAGCATTAAATCTGTTTCACTTACACCAAGCCTGAAATCTGGTATCATCCTGAAGCATTCCGGCAAACCAGCAAATAGAATTGTCTCCTCCTTCCTCACCAGCCACCACATATTCACCATGTGATCAACATCAGGGTCCCCATCACGATCGAAGTAAATCTGGATCTGGGTCCCTGTCAGGTTGGTCCTGTCCGGGTGTGTGTGACAATACCATTTCCTTCCATGTTTCACCATTTTATAATTTTGATTAGACTACAGTCTTCAGACCACTCCGGGACCGAATTTTTATAAACAGTTTATGTGCATTTTTTATTTACCTTGCCAACTCCATGGATGAGCACCTGTTCATCTTATCATGCCAGCCCATTACATCTCATCCTATAGGTTCATCGGGGTGCAGTCCCAGTCTCCCAGGGTACTTCTCTCTAACCTCATCCTTGGGTTTGATGAACATACGGAGATGTGACGGAACTTGAGCTGTGTATGGTGACAATTAGCCCGATGACCGAGAACTAAATTTTGCAATATTCAGACTTCATTTCAGAAATAGGAAAAAGAGCAAGAGGATGCTACGACACGCACCTTCTGTTTCCCACACCGGAGCACGCTGCCTGCCCTCAGAAATCATTGGTCCACCTGCAAGAACACACACACATAATGCAAGAGTCAGTCATCTTCACACCCAGACCACACTTAATTTTTTTAATAAGGCGATGCTAATTTTTGCACAGTCCGTCCTGGTGTGGGAGTCAAGATGATTATGGTTCCTTTACCTCCAGCCATTGCTCTACGGATCGCCTCCAtaacgggatcctctggcaccaCAGCCTCTTTTCCTTTGTCATCTGGAAAAAGTCAGAAATAAAACAATTAGTTTTAAATAAACTCCTAACAAAGCTGATGCAACACCCACATCAAGTGCATTTAACTAATCTCGGGGGGCTTACGTTTTGATATGTGCTGTACGGCCCCACTTGCTGATGGCCCACCAACGGTAGCACTGCTGGACAACGGCTCAACAGGGACAGCCTGGTCACCATGGCCTTCGTGCCCGACCGCTCGTGTGTTTGATTTGTTGCCGATGTCCGGTGTCGATCGTGACACAATGTCAGACAAAAACCTCACCTTCTTTGGCCAAGGATCTTCGCCTTCTTCGGCTGGTCTCTTTCGATCTCCTCCAGGATGTCCTGGCGATGCAGCCGTACCGCCCAGCACTCTCAGCAGAGCAAGTGTCCCCATCCCCGTGACCACCATCATACTTGATCCATAAGCAGGCACTATTAATTTTTTCCAAAATTAGGTTAGTCAACTACCGGGGCACAAAAAACTCTCAAAACATGCGACAACCAATACAGTTGTCCATATGGCCAATGCGTTTTGTTTTTTCGTACCTTCCACTGTTGATACCAGAGTAGAAACAGCGCCTTTGCATGCAGAAACTGCCAGGGGGTCCTCAGCTAGATCATTGGCGTCAACCTCTGTGTTGAGAACAAACACGATATCAGATCTTTTTCTCTGGAAATTGCAAGCACTATAAAGGGTGCCACGACTTGTTGTCACCTTTTTTTTCTAGTTTCCGTTCCAATTCTCGCGCGTACGCCTCATCATTTGATAAATGACTGCCACACTCCCAGCTTGGTGCTTTTGCAGCCAGCCCTTCAGGACCAACGCTTACCTTGCCTGCAACAAAATTATTACATTTTTTTAGAACAATTGATATTACCACAATATCAGTCAAATTCCCTCCTTCGTTTTTTCAATTTTTACAGATTCTTTTTTACTAACCTGGGGATGCAAACATTGAACGCAGGCAGAATGCAATGTCCTCATCATGCAGGGCAACCTCGTCATCACTTTCAGCAGCAATACTTGGAACAAGGGCTGGCAGCGCCATCGTCGATGCAAGGCAACGCTGCTTGCACACGCATCAGCTTGATCAGCTGGGTTGACAAAGCGTGTAGCCTCTACGCCAACCCACGCCTTTGCACTCCAAGGAATATGAAAACGGCTATCGCCTGCCTCCCCACCAGCAACTGCAACTGCAAGCAAACGTCAACCCCAATCAAATTCATGGTCATGCACTCTATAGCCTACATTCCAGAAATTCAAAGAATGGAGCTCCTCGGTTGCGGAATCATTTACCTGATCCAGATGGTTCTCTGCGAGAAGATCCAGCACCAGAACCTACATCAGCGCCAACAAGTGAGATGTTGCCTCCTCGGTCTGCAATTTTTGGAACTTTTTCCTATCAGCTATCAGTGCACTCATAGTTCTACATATCGAATATTTTGTTAATAATGCGACCGCCCCACACCGCCCCACACTGCTTCGTGCGCCATGCTAACAGCATTAGGGTACAGCTTGCTTCCAAAACAATACTGTAGTTTCTTCTTTTGATCATCAACCTACATGATTATACTCTCCACAACCGAGCTCCTGTTTTCTTCAATTGTCTCTGCTGCAACCCTGACCACAGCATCCATAAGCATTGGCATGACATGGTCTTCGATCATAGCCATTATGTTATCCTTTCCCCTGCAGTTATATCAGAACATTAAACATGTCAGAATAGACCATCACCTAAATAGATCAGAGTGCATTGGTCTGCATAAACATATTTACCAGGTTGCTCACCTCTCCAACTTCGACCATGCTGGATGCTGCATCTTCACCCACTCTCGCTGCCATCATCGGGAGCCACCTCATAGGAAGCCCACCCATGCTCCCCTATGGCCTTATCTGCAATACAAAACAGACAGACTGTAAATTTCACAGCCCAGGGGAGAAATGAATTTTTGTTTTATGGTTCGAAGCCAACGAAATGAAGCCAGAGCTGTCTTTGTTTAGTAATTCCAATCCTAACCTTGTATCTCCGGTGCTCATCTCCCCTCTGCCGGTCTTCTTCAACCAAAGTGATGAGCTCCTCCATCTTCTCCGAAGAGTACACGGCAATCTTAGGCACCAGGTCGGTGCTGATGCTTGCTGCCTTGAAATCGATCCACTCGAGGCAGAAAAGATGTAGATTTTCAAGAGAACAAGAATGTGTTCATGCAAAACAGCCAACATTTCATGAAAATACATTAATTTTTTTAAATCTGTAAAGTTGTTAACCTGAAGCAGAAGATTCCACCCCGCCTAAAGTGTATGTTTTTGCACCAGCTAGGAGATCAGCTTTGAATTTTTCTGCAGCTCGCCTGGTGAGAGTAAGGATGTACCCCGCCCAGTCGTACTCCCCAATCTTGCTAGGCTCCTTTACACATGCTAGCAACTCATCTGGCACGTTTGCCTGGGCACCCCTTGGTTCCACCTGGGTGCAGAAAACAAGCAAT from Triticum urartu cultivar G1812 chromosome 3, Tu2.1, whole genome shotgun sequence encodes:
- the LOC125543684 gene encoding uncharacterized protein LOC125543684 isoform X1; translated protein: MQRPYATPRAFRLTSPAPTTRHCLEPGPLSRHARAGTSLTVPKDSVVNRPSPMVAVAKKTTPPRQMTAVDYSNYITNRYPTMSSQTIAVLLREQNARAVRHLTTARQNIQNDMVNFTDKLMSALASGCTCCTARGFSDCPVRPQTLDEESASCREKLESPPQRSGVRKGSMQTEPTRKPGHHAATSSHNKDKHHGRSDAICNAIQQYAICIAEAVKDIYVDSIQENQTGVFFSISTAELPKRKYVSSRSYAGNPWFKGRPVVPPKTDIADLLEAYLPSLPDNQLAQNLIVHGTPREIRIRGVEIQLQIISNSMLNHELGSILIRQLMQMDSEANLDTPCLTHRHILECYFSIRMHHASNVFGSFLISPRSPFCFATCINHNGLLNCFNCSFFADLSPCRKFKYF
- the LOC125543685 gene encoding uncharacterized protein LOC125543685 isoform X2, with translation MDPVETDELPHEMEDKHTANATRVISNLRRCIHECIPAVRVSTAGWTLQFSTGMHRSCDMEESWIYAMHCLRDYNGEKVSRLTDRQIEFLGKSLVYKMVSMKENRARLPYCMKVNTE
- the LOC125543685 gene encoding uncharacterized protein LOC125543685 isoform X1; the encoded protein is MMVVTGMGTLALLRVLGGTAASPGHPGGDRKRPAEEGEDPWPKKVRFLSDIVSRSTPDIGNKSNTRAVGHEGHGDQAVPVEPLSSSATVGGPSASGAVQHISKHDKGKEAVVPEDPVMEAIRRAMAGGGPMISEGRQRAPVWETEAQVPSHLRMFIKPKDEVREKYPGRLGLHPDEPIG
- the LOC125543684 gene encoding uncharacterized protein LOC125543684 isoform X2, producing the protein MTGPVGWTGPFWIPSHPHITLVVAFPHSLNHPGRGRPHDQIYNQLSGDSAAAPTSRRRPRLSRRSSSTKVESPPQRSGVRKGSMQTEPTRKPGHHAATSSHNKDKHHGRSDAICNAIQQYAICIAEAVKDIYVDSIQENQTGVFFSISTAELPKRKYVSSRSYAGNPWFKGRPVVPPKTDIADLLEAYLPSLPDNQLAQNLIVHGTPREIRIRGVEIQLQIISNSMLNHELGSILIRQLMQMDSEANLDTPCLTHRHILECYFSIRMHHASNVFGSFLISPRSPFCFATCINHNGLLNCFNCSFFADLSPCRKFKYF